The following coding sequences lie in one Mariprofundus sp. NF genomic window:
- a CDS encoding IS3 family transposase: protein IFDYIEMFYNSVRQHGYNGNLSPIEFERRYYEELRSV, encoded by the coding sequence ACATCTTCGACTACATCGAAATGTTCTACAATTCAGTCAGGCAACATGGTTATAATGGCAACTTGTCGCCAATCGAGTTTGAACGGCGATATTATGAAGAGCTCAGAAGTGTCTAG
- the serC gene encoding 3-phosphoserine/phosphohydroxythreonine transaminase, whose amino-acid sequence MTRKFNFSAGPAMLPTAVIERAQAEMLDWNGSGMSTMEMSHRGKEYMSIAAKAESDLREVMAIPDNYKVLFLQGGASSQFAMIPLNLMGDKASADYINTGMWSKKAIAEAKRYTTVNIAADTSEGGFTAVPTQAELKLNPDAAYVHYTPNETIGGVEFDYIPETNGVPLIADMSSTILSRPLDVSKFGMIYAGAQKNIGPAGLTIVIIRDDLLGKASANCPTMFNYSTHAENDSMYNTPATYSWYMAGLVFAWIKEQGGLEAMGQVNKRKADKLYAAIDNSDFYGSPVAINGRSWMNVPFTLADAGLDAAFLAGAAEKGLVTLKGHRSVGGMRASIYNAMPEEGVDALVSFMQEFEASQG is encoded by the coding sequence ATGACTAGAAAGTTTAATTTCAGTGCAGGCCCGGCAATGCTGCCGACTGCCGTGATCGAGCGCGCGCAAGCCGAGATGCTGGATTGGAACGGTTCAGGCATGTCCACTATGGAGATGAGCCATCGCGGTAAGGAGTATATGTCCATCGCGGCCAAGGCGGAGAGTGATCTGCGCGAAGTGATGGCGATTCCCGACAACTACAAGGTGCTCTTTTTGCAGGGTGGTGCCTCTTCCCAGTTCGCCATGATTCCGCTGAATCTTATGGGTGACAAAGCCAGTGCCGATTATATCAATACCGGCATGTGGTCAAAGAAGGCGATTGCCGAGGCTAAGCGTTACACCACAGTCAATATCGCTGCTGATACCTCCGAGGGTGGTTTTACGGCTGTACCTACCCAGGCAGAGCTGAAACTCAATCCTGACGCAGCCTATGTGCACTACACACCCAATGAGACCATCGGTGGTGTTGAGTTCGATTATATTCCGGAAACAAATGGCGTGCCTTTGATCGCTGATATGTCCTCCACCATTCTTTCGCGTCCACTTGATGTCTCTAAATTCGGCATGATCTATGCCGGTGCGCAGAAGAATATCGGTCCTGCCGGTCTGACCATTGTGATTATCCGTGATGATCTGCTGGGCAAGGCATCGGCGAACTGCCCTACCATGTTTAACTACAGCACCCATGCCGAAAACGATTCGATGTACAACACACCTGCCACCTACAGCTGGTATATGGCGGGTCTGGTCTTTGCGTGGATCAAAGAGCAGGGCGGACTTGAGGCGATGGGTCAGGTCAATAAACGCAAGGCCGACAAACTCTATGCTGCGATTGATAACAGCGATTTCTACGGCTCTCCTGTAGCGATCAATGGCCGTTCATGGATGAACGTACCGTTCACGCTGGCTGATGCCGGTCTGGACGCTGCATTCCTCGCTGGTGCTGCAGAGAAGGGTCTGGTGACTCTGAAAGGTCATCGCTCTGTCGGTGGTATGCGTGCCAGCATCTACAACGCCATGCCGGAAGAGGGCGTGGATGCGCTGGTTTCCTTTATGCAGGAGTTTGAAGCTAGCCAGGGCTAA
- a CDS encoding NAD(P)/FAD-dependent oxidoreductase: protein MSASEPLVTTEDTQHFETVIIGSGFSGLLAAIRLQKKGFDDFILLERSPELGGTWQINSYPGAEVDIPTGLYSISFVPFPFKKSFAPQRELLAYTNHIIETFGLRKKAKTNCTVTSLTYDEGESIWHVETESGEKYTARFIIDTSGVLANPHTPKIDGAERFAGAQFHAGHWDHSVDYEGKRVAVIGSGCSGAQIVPAMADRVSRLTLFMGKAQWILPRSDRSYSAIERYLRTLPGIRHIIRLLFFIFYDIRFVAFRRYPLISRVAPYMKAHYRKRLQKHLEKYIRDEKLREHMMPDYELGCRRVIPSNNYLPALAKENVDVDISGIDCITPTGIRTKEGKDIPLDIIVYATGYYAYSNMKKALTFQVNGVGGRNLNSEWETAAISSYKGITMSGYPNYFKVNGPNTGSGHSSQLSYMQVATDYIVQAITAVKGDKSIKAIEPKKELQDAYVAEMREKMDKTVWQDGSTTAFYRKNMTEEVTSLCPEPVTGFIFSRKWFRLSDYHLLK, encoded by the coding sequence ATGAGTGCATCAGAGCCATTAGTTACAACAGAGGACACGCAACATTTTGAGACCGTGATCATCGGCAGCGGCTTTTCAGGGCTGCTGGCAGCGATCCGCCTGCAGAAGAAGGGTTTTGATGATTTTATTCTGCTGGAGAGAAGTCCTGAACTGGGTGGCACCTGGCAGATCAACTCCTATCCGGGTGCAGAGGTGGATATTCCGACCGGTCTCTACTCGATCTCCTTTGTTCCGTTCCCATTCAAAAAGAGCTTTGCCCCGCAGCGTGAGCTGCTGGCATATACCAACCATATCATCGAGACGTTCGGCCTGAGAAAGAAGGCGAAAACCAACTGCACAGTTACAAGCCTCACCTATGATGAGGGCGAGAGTATCTGGCATGTCGAGACCGAATCGGGTGAGAAGTACACTGCCCGCTTTATCATTGATACCAGCGGTGTGCTGGCTAATCCGCATACACCTAAGATTGATGGGGCAGAGCGTTTTGCAGGGGCGCAGTTCCATGCCGGTCACTGGGATCACTCGGTCGATTACGAGGGCAAACGTGTCGCGGTGATCGGTTCCGGCTGCTCAGGGGCGCAGATTGTACCTGCTATGGCTGACAGGGTTTCCCGTTTAACCCTGTTTATGGGCAAAGCGCAGTGGATTCTGCCGCGCTCTGATCGCAGCTATAGTGCCATTGAACGCTATCTGCGCACGCTGCCGGGCATCCGTCATATCATCCGCCTGCTCTTTTTCATCTTTTATGATATCCGATTTGTAGCTTTCCGCCGCTATCCGCTGATCTCAAGGGTTGCGCCGTATATGAAAGCCCATTACCGCAAAAGGCTGCAAAAGCATCTGGAGAAGTACATCAGAGACGAGAAACTGCGTGAGCATATGATGCCCGATTACGAGTTGGGTTGTCGGCGTGTGATCCCGTCAAACAACTACCTGCCAGCGCTGGCCAAAGAGAATGTCGATGTCGATATCAGCGGTATCGATTGCATCACACCTACAGGCATCAGAACGAAAGAGGGCAAGGATATCCCTCTGGATATCATCGTTTATGCCACGGGCTATTATGCCTATTCGAACATGAAAAAAGCGCTGACCTTTCAGGTGAATGGTGTCGGTGGTCGCAACCTGAATAGTGAATGGGAAACAGCGGCTATCTCCTCTTATAAGGGTATTACCATGTCGGGTTACCCCAACTACTTTAAGGTGAATGGCCCCAACACCGGCTCGGGTCATAGCTCGCAGCTCTCCTATATGCAGGTGGCGACCGATTACATCGTGCAGGCCATAACTGCTGTGAAAGGGGATAAGAGCATCAAAGCGATTGAGCCGAAGAAAGAGCTTCAGGATGCGTACGTTGCTGAGATGAGGGAGAAGATGGACAAGACGGTCTGGCAAGATGGCAGCACCACCGCCTTTTACAGGAAGAATATGACCGAAGAGGTGACCAGCCTCTGCCCGGAACCTGTGACCGGTTTTATCTTCTCCCGAAAATGGTTCCGCTTGAGTGATTATCATCTGCTCAAGTGA